The following proteins are co-located in the Triplophysa dalaica isolate WHDGS20190420 chromosome 2, ASM1584641v1, whole genome shotgun sequence genome:
- the LOC130436877 gene encoding NACHT, LRR and PYD domains-containing protein 3-like isoform X1: MSCCEEKEVKEKEEDRACQTKMTRPASSEPSCVSVNSLQSMRDFPSFSDEAVTSDPSITRMKRHTIASSEPSCVSIKSHQSMRDCPSFSDGAVTSDPSITRMKRHKAASSEPSCVSMKSHQSMIEPLQLTDGRLTSDPSREKEQSSLSWTASYCQTPINKTALDLQTLTLDTEKLQDLKRVKDKHKSIMKNKYESLFEGITAQENQTLLKRIYTQLYIIEGESEGVNEEHEVLHMETKPRRTQDLQDTPIYCNDIFKAQSHQRDKIKGVLTKGIAGIGKTVSVHKFILDWAEGTANQDVDFMFLLPFRELNLIREHRYSLHKLLLDFHPELQDVDSKIYEECKVVFIFDGLDESRMTLMFSDSEKVSDVTDTSSVAVLMSNLMKGDLLPSALIWITSRPAAANQIPSKYITRVTEIQGFNDTQKEEYFRKRISDEHQASRIMSHIRRARSLHIMCHIPVFCWISSTVLQKILTQDHSEEIPKTLSEMYIHFLLIQMKMKNEKYDPERDPEINREVIVKLAEVAFKQLMKGNVMFYEEDLRECGIDITDASLYSGICTEIFKEESISHQRKIYSFIHLSLQEFLAAFYVFHYYVSKTMEGLKDFASVQKLLKGAVDKALESETGHLDLFLRFLLGISLESNQRLLQDLLTHTLESSQAIKKTTQYIKDQIKGHDGLSAERSINLFLCLSEVNDQTLYREIEEFVRSDKHSEKKLSAAHCSAIVYMLQMSEEVMDEFDLKKYNTTQEGRRRLTPAVNNCTRALLTDCNLTVESCKIISSALQSSDSPLRELDVSNNDLQDSGVKLISDALKNTNCQLQILRLSGCMVTDEGCCYLASALSSNPSHLRELDLSYNHPQHSTLQLLAYQDDPNYTLNKLNLDHGGQLWIIPGLIKYACDVTLDPNTANIRMVLSDGNRKVTYVKDPQPYPDHPDRFKDYEQVLSKESFTGRCYWEAEWTGWSFIGMTYKGISRDGDHTCFGYNDVSWFMYCVPERYSAWHDSKNRDIPALAPPSNRVGVYLDYPAGILSFYSVSDTHTLTHLHTFNTTFTEPLYAGVAVMNSSVSLCHIEQEHEN; this comes from the exons ATGAGTTGCTGCGAGGAGAAAGAAGTTAAAGAGAAAGAAGAGGACAGAGCTTGTCAGACCAAGATGACCAGACCGGCATCTTCAGAACCCAGCTGTGTGTCAGTGAACAGTCTTCAGTCCATGAGAGACTTTCCCTCATTTAGTGATGAAgcagtgacctctgaccccag TATCACCAGAATGAAGAGACATACAATAGCATCTTCAGAACCCAGCTGTGTGTCTATAAAGAGTCATCAGTCCATGAGAGACTGTCCTTCATTCAGTGATGGAgcagtgacctctgaccccag TATCACAAGAATGAAGAGACACAAAGCAGCATCTTCAGAACCCAGCTGTGTGTCAATGAAGAGTCATCAGTCCATGATTGAACCTCTACAACTCACTGATGGAAGATTGACCTCTGACCCCAG CCGTGAGAAAGAACAGTCTAGTCTGAGCTGGACTGCTTCCTACTGTCAGACACCCATCAACAAGACAGCATTAGACCTACAGACGCTCACTCTGGACACGGAGAAGCTTCAAGACCTGAAGAGAgtgaaagacaaacacaaaagcatcatGAAGAACAAGTATGAGAGTTTATTTGAGGGAATCACAGCACAAGAGAATCAAACGCTCCTGAAGAGAATTTACACACAGCTGTATATcatagagggagagagtgaaggaGTGAATGAAGAACATGAGGTTTTACACATGGAGACAAAGCCCAGAAGAACACAAGACTTACAAGACACTCCAATCTActgcaatgacatctttaaagctCAATCACATCAAAGAGACAAAATCAAGGGTGTTCTTACTAAAGGCATcgctggaattggaaaaacagtctctgtgcacaAGTTCATTCTGGATTGGGCCGAGGGAACAGCCAATCAGGACGTAGATTTCATGTTCCTGCTTCCGTTTCGAGAGCTGAACTTGATTCGAGAGCATCGCTACAGTCTTCACAAACTTCTGCTGGACTTTCATCCTGAACTTCAAGATGTGGACTCAAAGATTTATGAGGAGTGTAAAGTtgtgttcatctttgatggtctggatgAAAGCAGAATGACTCTGATGTTTTCAGACAGTGAGAAAGTTTCTGATGTGACTGACACTTCATCAGTGGCTGTGTTGATGTCAAACCTCATGAAAGGAGATCTGCTtccctctgctctcatctggatcacctccagaccagcagcagccaatcagatcccCTCCAAATACATCACgcgtgtgacagaaatccaGGGATTCAATGACACTCAGAAGGAGGAATatttcaggaagagaatcaGCGACGAGCATCAAGCCAGCAGAATCATGTCACACATTAGAAGAGCGAGAAGCCtccacatcatgtgtcacataccAGTCTTCTGTTGGATCTCATCCACTGTGCTTCAGAAGATCCTGACACAAGATCACAGTGAAGAAATCCCCAAAACTCTGAGTGAAATGTACATCCACTTCCTGCTGAttcagatgaagatgaagaatgAGAAGTATGATCCAGAGAGAGATCCAGAGATCAACAGAGAAGTGATtgtgaaactggctgaagtGGCTTTCAAACAGCTGATGAAGGGCAATGTGATGTTCTATGAGGAGGATCTGAGAGAGTGTGGGATAGACATCACTGACGCCTCGCTGTATTCTGGCATCTGTACTGAGATCTTTAAGGAGGAATCTATCAGTCATCAGAGGAAGATCTACAGCTTCATACATCTCAGTCTTCAGGAGTTCCTCGCTGCGTTCTACGTGTTTCACTATTATGTCAGTAAAACTATGGAGGGACTGAAGGATTTTGCTTCAGTGCAGAAATTGCTTAAAGGTGCAGTAGATAAAGCTCTTGAGAGTGAAACTGGTCATCTGGATCTTTTCTTGAGATTTCTGTTGGGCATCTCACTGGAGTCCAATCAGAGACTCTTACAGGAtctactgacacacacactggaATCATCACAAGCCATCAAGAAAACCACACAGTACATCAAAGATCAAATCAAGGGTCATGATGGTCTGTCAGCTGAAAGATCCATCAATCTGTTCTTGTGTCTGTCTGAAGTGAATGATCAGACTCTGTACAGAGAGATTGAAGAGTTTGTGAGATCAGACAAACACTCAGAGAAGAAACTCTCTGCTGCTCACTGTTCAGCAATAGTCTACATGCTTCAGATGTCAGAGGAGGTGATGGATGAGTTTGATCTGAagaaatacaacacaacacaggagGGCAGAAGAAGACTCACACCAGCTGTCAACAACTGCACAAGAGCTCT ACTTACTGACTGTAATCTCACAGTTGAGTCGTGTAAAATCATCTCTTCAGCTCTTCAATCTTCAGATTCTCCTCTGAGAGAGCTTGAtgtgagtaacaatgatcttcaggattcaggagtgaagctgatctctgatgctctcaagaaCACAAACTGTCAACTTCAGATACTGAG gttgtCAGGTTGTATGGTGACAGATGAAGGATGTTGTTAtttggcttcagctctgagttCAAACCCGTCACACCTGAGAGAACTCGACCTGAGCTACAATCACCCACAACACTCAACACTTCAGCTGCTCGCTTATCAAGATGATCCAAACTACACACTCAACAAACTCAA TTTGGATCATGGAGGACAGTTATGGATCATACCAGGATTGATTAAAT atgcctGTGATGTCACACTGGATCCAAACACAGCAAACATTCGCATGGTTCTGTCTGACGGGAACAGAAAGGTGACGTATGTGAAAGATCCTCAGCcgtatcctgatcatccagacagatttaaGGACTACGAGCAGGTTCTGTCTAAAGAGAGTTTCactggacgctgttactgggaggcTGAATGGACCGGATGGAGTTTTATAGGGATGACTTATAAAGGAATCAGTAGGGATGGAGATCACACTTGCTTTGGATACAATGACGTGTCATGGTTTATGTACTGTGTTCCTGAACGATACAGCGCATGGCACGATAGTAAGAACAGAGACATACCTGCTCTTGCACCTCCATCTAATAGAGTAGGAGTGTATCTGGACTATCCGGCCGGCattctgtccttctacagcgtctctgacacacacacactcacacacttacacacattcaacacaacattcactgaGCCTCTGTATGCTGGAGTTGCTGTTATGAACtcctctgtgtctctgtgtcaCATTGAACAAGAGCATGAAAATTAA
- the LOC130436877 gene encoding NACHT, LRR and PYD domains-containing protein 3-like isoform X2, which produces MSCCEEKEVKEKEEDRACQTKMTRPASSEPSCVSVNSLQSMRDFPSFSDEAVTSDPSITRMKRHTIASSEPSCVSIKSHQSMRDCPSFSDGAVTSDPSITRMKRHKAASSEPSCVSMKSHQSMIEPLQLTDGRLTSDPSREKEQSSLSWTASYCQTPINKTALDLQTLTLDTEKLQDLKRVKDKHKSIMKNKYESLFEGITAQENQTLLKRIYTQLYIIEGESEGVNEEHEVLHMETKPRRTQDLQDTPIYCNDIFKAQSHQRDKIKGVLTKGIAGIGKTVSVHKFILDWAEGTANQDVDFMFLLPFRELNLIREHRYSLHKLLLDFHPELQDVDSKIYEECKVVFIFDGLDESRMTLMFSDSEKVSDVTDTSSVAVLMSNLMKGDLLPSALIWITSRPAAANQIPSKYITRVTEIQGFNDTQKEEYFRKRISDEHQASRIMSHIRRARSLHIMCHIPVFCWISSTVLQKILTQDHSEEIPKTLSEMYIHFLLIQMKMKNEKYDPERDPEINREVIVKLAEVAFKQLMKGNVMFYEEDLRECGIDITDASLYSGICTEIFKEESISHQRKIYSFIHLSLQEFLAAFYVFHYYVSKTMEGLKDFASVQKLLKGAVDKALESETGHLDLFLRFLLGISLESNQRLLQDLLTHTLESSQAIKKTTQYIKDQIKGHDGLSAERSINLFLCLSEVNDQTLYREIEEFVRSDKHSEKKLSAAHCSAIVYMLQMSEEVMDEFDLKKYNTTQEGRRRLTPAVNNCTRALLTDCNLTVESCKIISSALQSSDSPLRELDVSNNDLQDSGVKLISDALKNTNCQLQILRLSGCMVTDEGCCYLASALSSNPSHLRELDLSYNHPQHSTLQLLAYQDDPNYTLNKLNLDHGGQLWIIPGLIK; this is translated from the exons ATGAGTTGCTGCGAGGAGAAAGAAGTTAAAGAGAAAGAAGAGGACAGAGCTTGTCAGACCAAGATGACCAGACCGGCATCTTCAGAACCCAGCTGTGTGTCAGTGAACAGTCTTCAGTCCATGAGAGACTTTCCCTCATTTAGTGATGAAgcagtgacctctgaccccag TATCACCAGAATGAAGAGACATACAATAGCATCTTCAGAACCCAGCTGTGTGTCTATAAAGAGTCATCAGTCCATGAGAGACTGTCCTTCATTCAGTGATGGAgcagtgacctctgaccccag TATCACAAGAATGAAGAGACACAAAGCAGCATCTTCAGAACCCAGCTGTGTGTCAATGAAGAGTCATCAGTCCATGATTGAACCTCTACAACTCACTGATGGAAGATTGACCTCTGACCCCAG CCGTGAGAAAGAACAGTCTAGTCTGAGCTGGACTGCTTCCTACTGTCAGACACCCATCAACAAGACAGCATTAGACCTACAGACGCTCACTCTGGACACGGAGAAGCTTCAAGACCTGAAGAGAgtgaaagacaaacacaaaagcatcatGAAGAACAAGTATGAGAGTTTATTTGAGGGAATCACAGCACAAGAGAATCAAACGCTCCTGAAGAGAATTTACACACAGCTGTATATcatagagggagagagtgaaggaGTGAATGAAGAACATGAGGTTTTACACATGGAGACAAAGCCCAGAAGAACACAAGACTTACAAGACACTCCAATCTActgcaatgacatctttaaagctCAATCACATCAAAGAGACAAAATCAAGGGTGTTCTTACTAAAGGCATcgctggaattggaaaaacagtctctgtgcacaAGTTCATTCTGGATTGGGCCGAGGGAACAGCCAATCAGGACGTAGATTTCATGTTCCTGCTTCCGTTTCGAGAGCTGAACTTGATTCGAGAGCATCGCTACAGTCTTCACAAACTTCTGCTGGACTTTCATCCTGAACTTCAAGATGTGGACTCAAAGATTTATGAGGAGTGTAAAGTtgtgttcatctttgatggtctggatgAAAGCAGAATGACTCTGATGTTTTCAGACAGTGAGAAAGTTTCTGATGTGACTGACACTTCATCAGTGGCTGTGTTGATGTCAAACCTCATGAAAGGAGATCTGCTtccctctgctctcatctggatcacctccagaccagcagcagccaatcagatcccCTCCAAATACATCACgcgtgtgacagaaatccaGGGATTCAATGACACTCAGAAGGAGGAATatttcaggaagagaatcaGCGACGAGCATCAAGCCAGCAGAATCATGTCACACATTAGAAGAGCGAGAAGCCtccacatcatgtgtcacataccAGTCTTCTGTTGGATCTCATCCACTGTGCTTCAGAAGATCCTGACACAAGATCACAGTGAAGAAATCCCCAAAACTCTGAGTGAAATGTACATCCACTTCCTGCTGAttcagatgaagatgaagaatgAGAAGTATGATCCAGAGAGAGATCCAGAGATCAACAGAGAAGTGATtgtgaaactggctgaagtGGCTTTCAAACAGCTGATGAAGGGCAATGTGATGTTCTATGAGGAGGATCTGAGAGAGTGTGGGATAGACATCACTGACGCCTCGCTGTATTCTGGCATCTGTACTGAGATCTTTAAGGAGGAATCTATCAGTCATCAGAGGAAGATCTACAGCTTCATACATCTCAGTCTTCAGGAGTTCCTCGCTGCGTTCTACGTGTTTCACTATTATGTCAGTAAAACTATGGAGGGACTGAAGGATTTTGCTTCAGTGCAGAAATTGCTTAAAGGTGCAGTAGATAAAGCTCTTGAGAGTGAAACTGGTCATCTGGATCTTTTCTTGAGATTTCTGTTGGGCATCTCACTGGAGTCCAATCAGAGACTCTTACAGGAtctactgacacacacactggaATCATCACAAGCCATCAAGAAAACCACACAGTACATCAAAGATCAAATCAAGGGTCATGATGGTCTGTCAGCTGAAAGATCCATCAATCTGTTCTTGTGTCTGTCTGAAGTGAATGATCAGACTCTGTACAGAGAGATTGAAGAGTTTGTGAGATCAGACAAACACTCAGAGAAGAAACTCTCTGCTGCTCACTGTTCAGCAATAGTCTACATGCTTCAGATGTCAGAGGAGGTGATGGATGAGTTTGATCTGAagaaatacaacacaacacaggagGGCAGAAGAAGACTCACACCAGCTGTCAACAACTGCACAAGAGCTCT ACTTACTGACTGTAATCTCACAGTTGAGTCGTGTAAAATCATCTCTTCAGCTCTTCAATCTTCAGATTCTCCTCTGAGAGAGCTTGAtgtgagtaacaatgatcttcaggattcaggagtgaagctgatctctgatgctctcaagaaCACAAACTGTCAACTTCAGATACTGAG gttgtCAGGTTGTATGGTGACAGATGAAGGATGTTGTTAtttggcttcagctctgagttCAAACCCGTCACACCTGAGAGAACTCGACCTGAGCTACAATCACCCACAACACTCAACACTTCAGCTGCTCGCTTATCAAGATGATCCAAACTACACACTCAACAAACTCAA TTTGGATCATGGAGGACAGTTATGGATCATACCAGGATTGATTAAAT GA